The genomic DNA TCTTGCCGGCGTCCGGATGGCTGATGATCGCGAAGGTGCGGCGCCGCCGGATGGCGGCGACGAGCGGCGTGTCGGCGGCGACGGTACCTGATCCCATGTCGGGCCAGTCTAATGGGTTGGCGCTGGCGCTCCAACGGCCGGCCGGAAGACGCGTGCCGGCCGCAGCGAAATCCTGGCTCGGCCCACGATCAGCCGGCGATGATCCGCGGTTCGCCGCAATGCTCGGCGATGGCGTCGGCGGCGCGGTCGCGAAGGTCCACGGCGGCCGCCAGGCCGGTGCCGGCGGCGCGCAGCGGATCGCCGATCCACACCTCGATGCGCGCCGGGTGCGGGAGCTTGGCATCGGCCGGGAGCACGCGGCGCGTACCGCGCAGCGCGATGGGCACCACCGGGGCCCCGACGGCGACGGCGGCGGTGAAGGCGCCGAGCCGGAAGGGGCGCAGGCCGCGCGCCCCGGAGAACCCGCCCTCGGCAAAGAACAGCACCGAGTGGCCCTGCCGCAACCGCGCTTCGATCGCG from Gemmatimonadaceae bacterium includes the following:
- a CDS encoding 1-acyl-sn-glycerol-3-phosphate acyltransferase is translated as AIEARLRQGHSVLFFAEGGFSGARGLRPFRLGAFTAAVAVGAPVVPIALRGTRRVLPADAKLPHPARIEVWIGDPLRAAGTGLAAAVDLRDRAADAIAEHCGEPRIIAG